DNA from Mesotoga infera:
GTGAGGATCGAGAATCAGATTGTGAATGAGGGAGAAAGACTTACTGTCGATATCATTTCATCGGTGATTGATGAAGATGTTGAAAATCTGGTTCTAAGCATAGAAGATGGACCCGGAAGACTCGAAGACGGTCTATTAATATACGAACCCTCTTTCAAAGATGCCGGAAAGAAAAGTGTTTCAATAAAAGCAGAAGACAGCTTCGGAAACGAGACCTTTTCAAGCTTTGAGATTGAGGTTCTTGATGTGAATCGACCTCCCAGGCTGTTGCTGAGCGATTTGGTTTTGAAAGAGGGTGAGATGGTAGAAGTTGATATCCTCAGCAGAGTGAGCGAACCTGATGGCGATGATGTACAGTTTCGAGTCGAGGGGCCTGGAGAGCTTGTCGAGGGTAAATATATATTCAGTGCCGATTTCGGAGACGCTGGTGACAAATCGGTAAAGGTCTTTATAGAAGATGAAAAGGGTGCGACAAATACTGCATCCTTCACTGTAAGGATCGAGAATGTCAACAGAGCTCCGGTGGTTTCAATTCCCGATGGAGTTGTGAAAGAGGGCGAAACTTTCAGGTTGTATCTCAGGGCTTTTGCTTCCGATCCCGATGGGGACGAGGTGACTTTCGAAGTCTCTGAGGGTCCAGGTTCTATCGAGGATGGCAACTACATATTTACTCCCGGCTTCGGTTCCGAAGGGAATCATGAGGTCGAATTATTAGTCACTGACAGTAAAGGCGCTGAAAGCATCGGCACATTCACCGTGACCGTCGAGAACGTCAACAGAG
Protein-coding regions in this window:
- a CDS encoding tandem-95 repeat protein, whose protein sequence is MKRWMIYVLIAAAAAAIILVITLPGLMNKEPELELPVQVVNQGETLTVNLRQFVKDERVDDIVLEILEGPGELSGFSYVFEPGFSYAGEIAVRVQATDKQGKKSEDEMLINIIRVNRPPEIDTSPVVAREGEMLTIDLNSIATDPDGDELEFSVEGPGKLEGSIYSYAPGYSDSGKAVLRVLARDTQGNETARDIQLEVTDVNAPPEVRIENQIVNEGERLTVDIISSVIDEDVENLVLSIEDGPGRLEDGLLIYEPSFKDAGKKSVSIKAEDSFGNETFSSFEIEVLDVNRPPRLLLSDLVLKEGEMVEVDILSRVSEPDGDDVQFRVEGPGELVEGKYIFSADFGDAGDKSVKVFIEDEKGATNTASFTVRIENVNRAPVVSIPDGVVKEGETFRLYLRAFASDPDGDEVTFEVSEGPGSIEDGNYIFTPGFGSEGNHEVELLVTDSKGAESIGTFTVTVENVNRAPVVSIPDGVVKEGETFRLYLRAFASDPDGDEVTFEVS